One stretch of Arachis hypogaea cultivar Tifrunner chromosome 20, arahy.Tifrunner.gnm2.J5K5, whole genome shotgun sequence DNA includes these proteins:
- the LOC112783448 gene encoding cell division control protein 48 homolog B isoform X1, whose product MESSSNNQWSAEEAIGGNAQPLQALREIIIFPRLFSRQAQSLGLKWPRGLLLYGPPGTGKTSLVRAVVRECGAHLKIISPHMVHRAHAGESEKILREAFAEAASQVALGKSSVIFIDEIDALCPRRDSKREQDVRVASQLFTLMDSNKPTSSTAGVVVVASTNRVDAIDPALRRSGRFDAEIEVTVPNEEDRFQILKLYTKKIPLDPNVNIKIIAASCNGYVGADLEALCREATMFAIKRSNTNEDAINFSLTMEDWQNARSIVGPSITRGVTVEVPKVTWEDIGGLKDLKKKLQQAVEWPIKHSDAFSRLGISPVRGILLHGPPGCSKTTLAKAAAHAAQASFFSLSGAELYSMYVGEGEALLRNTFQRARLAAPSIIFFDEADVVATKRGDSSSNSATVGERLLSTLLTEIDGLEEAKGILVLAATNRPYAIDAALMRPGRFDLVLYVPPPDLEARYEILCVHTRNMKTASDVNLRLLAEDTELFTGAELEGLCREAGIVALREDISATVVCDRHFQIVKDSVNPALTKAEIDSYSSFMKTSSQAFPKHFDSDMELDRSKKNGFNPMSLVKISVASFVLLAAAKYYNIGGDQIVPHTPMT is encoded by the exons ATGGAAAGCAGCAGCAACAACCAGTGGAGTGCTGAGGAAGCCATTGGTGGCAATGCCCAACCTCTTCAAGCACTCAGAGAAATCATCATCTTCCCGCGCCTATTTTCTCGACAAGCGCAGAGCCTTGGCCTCAAA TGGCCACGGGGATTGCTGCTCTATGGCCCACCAGGCACtggaaag ACGAGTTTGGTTCGAGCAGTGGTTCGGGAATGTGGGGCGCATTTGAAAATTATTAG TCCGCACATGGTGCACAGAGCACATGCCGGTGAAAGTGAGAAAATTCTCCGAGAGGCTTTTGCTGAGGCAGCATCTCAAGTAGCTTTGGGCAAGTCATCAGTTATCTTTATAGATGAAATAGATGCACTCTGTCCCCGTCGAGATTCTAA AAGGGAGCAAGATGTCCGAGTTGCCTCACAACTCTTTACACTCATGGACTCTAATAAACCCACGTCTTCTACAGCAGGAGTCGTTGTGGTTGCATCAACTAACAG AGTGGATGCAATTGACCCCGCTCTAAGAAGATCCGGACGTTTTGATGCTGAAATTGAAGTTACTGTTCCAAATGAAGAAGATCGCTTTCAAATTCTTAAG CTGTATACAAAAAAGATTCCATTGGATCCCAATGTTAACATAAAAATCATTGCTGCATCATGCAATGGATATGTTGGAGCTGATTTGGAGGCATTGTGTCGTGAAGCTACCATGTTTGCAATTAAAAGGTCAAATACAAATGAAGATGCTATTAATTTCAGTTTAACAATGGAAGATTGGCAAAACGCAAGGTCCATTGTTGGTCCAAGTATAACAAGAGGTGTTACTGTTGAAGTTCCCAAAGTGACTTGGGAAGACATTGGGGGATTAAAAGATTTGAAG AAAAAACTTCAGCAAGCTGTCGAATGGCCTATTAAGCATTCTGATGCATTTTCAAGATTGGGAATATCTCCCGTACGTGGAATTCTTCTCCATGGACCTCCAGGATGCTCAAAAACAACCCTTGCTAAAGCTGCTGCTCATGCTGCCCaagcttctttcttttctttgag TGGTGCAGAATTGTATTCAATGTATGTTGGAGAGGGGGAAGCTCTGCTCCGTAACACATTTCAGAGAGCCCGACTCGCGGCACCCAGTATAATATTCTTTGATGAGGCTGATGTTGTAGCTACAAAACG AGGTGATAGTTCAAGCAATAGTGCGACAGTTGGTGAGAGGCTTTTATCCACTTTGTTGACTGAGATTGATGGCTTAGAAGAAGCTAAA GGAATTCTTGTTCTGGCAGCAACAAATCGCCCTTACGCGATTGACGCTGCACTCATGCGTCCAGGACGTTTTGATCTG GTTCTTTATGTGCCACCGCCTGATTTGGAGGCTCGATATGAGATACTTTGTGTCCATACGCGTAATATGAAAACCGCGAGTGACGTCAATCTCAGACTACTAGCAGAAGACACTGAACTCTTTACAGGAGCTGAACTGGAGGGGTTATGCAGGGAAGCTGGAATTGTGGCTCTAAGGGAAGACATATCCGCCACCGTTGTATGCGATCGTCATTTCCAGATAGTGAAAGATTCTGTAAACCCAGCACTAACAAAAGCTGAAATTGATTCATACTCATCTTTTATGAAGACCTCATCTCAAGCTTTTCCTAAACATTTTGATTCAGATATGGAATTAGATAGGAGCAAAAAGAATGGGTTCAATCCTATGTCTTTGGTTAAAATTAGTGTTGCCAGTTTTGTATTACTTGCTGCTGCTAAATACTATAACATAGGTGGAGACCAAATTGTACCTCATACACCAATGACCTGA
- the LOC112783068 gene encoding uncharacterized protein, translated as MESWSYVSEEKGYVSNDAISPPNSVGRNSKGSFLGWELKTPGGFSIENQGFEELGFPGMKQLPQDPNPISSVHSRKIDNDPAMATPNAFSSRDDFNSKISASLGDSNGGGCDSLIDLKLGRFPDHGDVGVVVPAFSKGAPILSSSESSTPPKRVRASGIHSQTAYCQVYGCNKDLSGCKDYHKRHKVCEVHSKTSKVIVNGIEQRFCQQCSRFHLLAEFDDGKRSCRKRLAGHNERRRKPQVGIHSGKPGRLLQPYGESRFQGNMLTSASFICQEILPAGALSSERYGTGDWWRPIKTEDGSGFRHLSSVPISNGHPQSRPLFPSYNEKQFPFLHENNDATSAGGSIFCENNSSYPPAIGGPNSGSQSLFQDTSIGGEDFNVFDTESAVQGLSGISDSGCALSLLSSQSQNSSSQSSGIPMARSMVIRSSHSSSHYAMSQVSEKMIGITSQASSGVSDRFPSELNPADGSPLSSVLISDTNDIVNFEMADGIFHGSDFVNVKDRLSCDDVPTIDLLQLSSQLQRVESERQSLQVKQENDSSVSLRIT; from the exons ATGGAGTCTTGGAGTTATGTTTCTGAAGAGAAGGGTTATGTCTCAAACGATGCGATTTCCCCTCCCAACAGTGTTGGGAGGAACAGCAAAGGTTCCTTCTTGGGTTGGGAACTGAAAACCCCAGGTGGTTTTTCCATTGAGAATCAAGGTTTTGAGGAATTGGGGTTCCCAGGGATGAAACAATTGCCCCAAGATCCTAATCCAATTAGTAGTGTTCATAGCAGAAAGATTGATAATGACCCTGCTATGGCTACCCCAAACGCATTCTCTTCAAGAGATGATTTCAATTCCAAGATTTCAGCCTCTTTGGGGGACTCTAATGGTGGTGGCTGTGATTCACTTATTGACTTGAAGCTTGGTAGGTTTCCTGATCATGGTGATGTTGGTGTGGTGGTGCCAGCATTCTCCAAAGGGGCCCCTATTTTGTCGTCATCGGAGTCGTCCACGCCGCCGAAGAGGGTTCGAGCTTCTGGGATTCACTCTCAGACAGCATACTGCCAGGTCTATGGATGCAACAAGGATCTGAGTGGTTGCAAGGACTACCATAAGAGGCACAAAGTTTGTGAGGTTCATTCCAAGACTTCCAAAGTTATTGTCAATGGTATTGAACAAAGGTTTTGTCAGCAATGTAGTAG GTTTCATTTGCTGGCTGAATTTGATGATGGTAAGCGTAGCTGTCGTAAACGCCTTGCAGGCCATAACGAGCGGCGGAGAAAACCACAAGTTGGTATACACTCTGGAAAGCCTGGGAGGTTGCTTCAGCCATATGGTG AAAGCAGATTCCAGGGAAACATGCTAACATCAGCATCTTTCATCTGCCAAGAGATACTCCCCGCTGGGGCCTTATCTTCTGAGAGATATGGAACAGGTGACTGGTGGAGACCTATAAAAACCGAAGACGGCTCTGGTTTTAGGCATCTTTCTTCTGTTCCTATCTCTAATGGACACCCTCAGTCACGACCTCTGTTTCCTTCATATAATGAGAAGCAATTTCCCTTTCTTCATGAAAATAATGATGCTACATCTGCTGGGGGTAGCATCTTCTGTGAAAATAATAGCTCATATCCACCTGCCATAGGAGGCCCGAACTCGGGGTCACAATCATTATTCCAGGACACGTCCATAGGAGGTGAGGACTTCAATGTTTTCGATACAGAATCGGCTGTTCAAGGACTATCGGGAATTTCAGACTCTGGTTGTGCTCTCTCTCTTCTGTCATCTCAATCACAAAACTCTTCAAGCCAGTCATCTGGAATTCCCATGGCTCGATCAATGGTCATTCGGAGCAGCCATAGCAGTAGCCATTATGCCATGAGCCAGGTCTCTGAAAAGATGATAGGAATAACTTCGCAAGCTTCGAGTGGAGTCTCCGATAGGTTTCCATCCGAGTTGAATCCTGCAGATGGAAGTCCTCTTAGCTCTGTGCTGATATCTGACACCAATGACATTGTCAACTTTGAAATGGCAGATGGAATATTCCATGGTTCAGATTTCGTGAATGTGAAAGATCGTCTCTCATGTGATGATGTCCCGACTATCGACTTGCTTCAACTGTCTTCGCAGCTTCAGCGAGTTGAGAGTGAGAGACAATCCTTGCAGGTGAAGCAAGAAAATGATTCATCGGTCTCTCTCCGGATTACTTAA
- the LOC112783448 gene encoding cell division control protein 48 homolog B isoform X3 yields the protein MESSSNNQWSAEEAIGGNAQPLQALREIIIFPRLFSRQAQSLGLKWPRGLLLYGPPGTGKTSLVRAVVRECGAHLKIISPHMVHRAHAGESEKILREAFAEAASQVALGKSSVIFIDEIDALCPRRDSKREQDVRVASQLFTLMDSNKPTSSTAGVVVVASTNRVDAIDPALRRSGRFDAEIEVTVPNEEDRFQILKLYTKKIPLDPNVNIKIIAASCNGYVGADLEALCREATMFAIKRSNTNEDAINFSLTMEDWQNARSIVGPSITRGVTVEVPKVTWEDIGGLKDLKKKLQQAVEWPIKHSDAFSRLGISPVRGILLHGPPGCSKTTLAKAAAHAAQASFFSLSGAELYSMYVGEGEALLRNTFQRARLAAPSIIFFDEADVVATKRGDSSSNSATVGERLLSTLLTEIDGLEEAKGILVLAATNRPYAIDAALMRPGRFDLV from the exons ATGGAAAGCAGCAGCAACAACCAGTGGAGTGCTGAGGAAGCCATTGGTGGCAATGCCCAACCTCTTCAAGCACTCAGAGAAATCATCATCTTCCCGCGCCTATTTTCTCGACAAGCGCAGAGCCTTGGCCTCAAA TGGCCACGGGGATTGCTGCTCTATGGCCCACCAGGCACtggaaag ACGAGTTTGGTTCGAGCAGTGGTTCGGGAATGTGGGGCGCATTTGAAAATTATTAG TCCGCACATGGTGCACAGAGCACATGCCGGTGAAAGTGAGAAAATTCTCCGAGAGGCTTTTGCTGAGGCAGCATCTCAAGTAGCTTTGGGCAAGTCATCAGTTATCTTTATAGATGAAATAGATGCACTCTGTCCCCGTCGAGATTCTAA AAGGGAGCAAGATGTCCGAGTTGCCTCACAACTCTTTACACTCATGGACTCTAATAAACCCACGTCTTCTACAGCAGGAGTCGTTGTGGTTGCATCAACTAACAG AGTGGATGCAATTGACCCCGCTCTAAGAAGATCCGGACGTTTTGATGCTGAAATTGAAGTTACTGTTCCAAATGAAGAAGATCGCTTTCAAATTCTTAAG CTGTATACAAAAAAGATTCCATTGGATCCCAATGTTAACATAAAAATCATTGCTGCATCATGCAATGGATATGTTGGAGCTGATTTGGAGGCATTGTGTCGTGAAGCTACCATGTTTGCAATTAAAAGGTCAAATACAAATGAAGATGCTATTAATTTCAGTTTAACAATGGAAGATTGGCAAAACGCAAGGTCCATTGTTGGTCCAAGTATAACAAGAGGTGTTACTGTTGAAGTTCCCAAAGTGACTTGGGAAGACATTGGGGGATTAAAAGATTTGAAG AAAAAACTTCAGCAAGCTGTCGAATGGCCTATTAAGCATTCTGATGCATTTTCAAGATTGGGAATATCTCCCGTACGTGGAATTCTTCTCCATGGACCTCCAGGATGCTCAAAAACAACCCTTGCTAAAGCTGCTGCTCATGCTGCCCaagcttctttcttttctttgag TGGTGCAGAATTGTATTCAATGTATGTTGGAGAGGGGGAAGCTCTGCTCCGTAACACATTTCAGAGAGCCCGACTCGCGGCACCCAGTATAATATTCTTTGATGAGGCTGATGTTGTAGCTACAAAACG AGGTGATAGTTCAAGCAATAGTGCGACAGTTGGTGAGAGGCTTTTATCCACTTTGTTGACTGAGATTGATGGCTTAGAAGAAGCTAAA GGAATTCTTGTTCTGGCAGCAACAAATCGCCCTTACGCGATTGACGCTGCACTCATGCGTCCAGGACGTTTTGATCTGGTATGA
- the LOC112783448 gene encoding cell division control protein 48 homolog B isoform X2 has translation MHSVPVEILKGSKMSELPHNSLHSWTLINPRLLQQESLWLHQLTDRVDAIDPALRRSGRFDAEIEVTVPNEEDRFQILKLYTKKIPLDPNVNIKIIAASCNGYVGADLEALCREATMFAIKRSNTNEDAINFSLTMEDWQNARSIVGPSITRGVTVEVPKVTWEDIGGLKDLKKKLQQAVEWPIKHSDAFSRLGISPVRGILLHGPPGCSKTTLAKAAAHAAQASFFSLSGAELYSMYVGEGEALLRNTFQRARLAAPSIIFFDEADVVATKRGDSSSNSATVGERLLSTLLTEIDGLEEAKGILVLAATNRPYAIDAALMRPGRFDLVLYVPPPDLEARYEILCVHTRNMKTASDVNLRLLAEDTELFTGAELEGLCREAGIVALREDISATVVCDRHFQIVKDSVNPALTKAEIDSYSSFMKTSSQAFPKHFDSDMELDRSKKNGFNPMSLVKISVASFVLLAAAKYYNIGGDQIVPHTPMT, from the exons ATGCACTCTGTCCCCGTCGAGATTCTAA AAGGGAGCAAGATGTCCGAGTTGCCTCACAACTCTTTACACTCATGGACTCTAATAAACCCACGTCTTCTACAGCAGGAGTCGTTGTGGTTGCATCAACTAACAG ACAGAGTGGATGCAATTGACCCCGCTCTAAGAAGATCCGGACGTTTTGATGCTGAAATTGAAGTTACTGTTCCAAATGAAGAAGATCGCTTTCAAATTCTTAAG CTGTATACAAAAAAGATTCCATTGGATCCCAATGTTAACATAAAAATCATTGCTGCATCATGCAATGGATATGTTGGAGCTGATTTGGAGGCATTGTGTCGTGAAGCTACCATGTTTGCAATTAAAAGGTCAAATACAAATGAAGATGCTATTAATTTCAGTTTAACAATGGAAGATTGGCAAAACGCAAGGTCCATTGTTGGTCCAAGTATAACAAGAGGTGTTACTGTTGAAGTTCCCAAAGTGACTTGGGAAGACATTGGGGGATTAAAAGATTTGAAG AAAAAACTTCAGCAAGCTGTCGAATGGCCTATTAAGCATTCTGATGCATTTTCAAGATTGGGAATATCTCCCGTACGTGGAATTCTTCTCCATGGACCTCCAGGATGCTCAAAAACAACCCTTGCTAAAGCTGCTGCTCATGCTGCCCaagcttctttcttttctttgag TGGTGCAGAATTGTATTCAATGTATGTTGGAGAGGGGGAAGCTCTGCTCCGTAACACATTTCAGAGAGCCCGACTCGCGGCACCCAGTATAATATTCTTTGATGAGGCTGATGTTGTAGCTACAAAACG AGGTGATAGTTCAAGCAATAGTGCGACAGTTGGTGAGAGGCTTTTATCCACTTTGTTGACTGAGATTGATGGCTTAGAAGAAGCTAAA GGAATTCTTGTTCTGGCAGCAACAAATCGCCCTTACGCGATTGACGCTGCACTCATGCGTCCAGGACGTTTTGATCTG GTTCTTTATGTGCCACCGCCTGATTTGGAGGCTCGATATGAGATACTTTGTGTCCATACGCGTAATATGAAAACCGCGAGTGACGTCAATCTCAGACTACTAGCAGAAGACACTGAACTCTTTACAGGAGCTGAACTGGAGGGGTTATGCAGGGAAGCTGGAATTGTGGCTCTAAGGGAAGACATATCCGCCACCGTTGTATGCGATCGTCATTTCCAGATAGTGAAAGATTCTGTAAACCCAGCACTAACAAAAGCTGAAATTGATTCATACTCATCTTTTATGAAGACCTCATCTCAAGCTTTTCCTAAACATTTTGATTCAGATATGGAATTAGATAGGAGCAAAAAGAATGGGTTCAATCCTATGTCTTTGGTTAAAATTAGTGTTGCCAGTTTTGTATTACTTGCTGCTGCTAAATACTATAACATAGGTGGAGACCAAATTGTACCTCATACACCAATGACCTGA